In Littorina saxatilis isolate snail1 unplaced genomic scaffold, US_GU_Lsax_2.0 scaffold_472, whole genome shotgun sequence, the DNA window TGTTTAAAATGTTTGCTTGAAATGGAAATTGCAACAACAAACCCAGAAGCTATTCCATTGCATTTGTTTTCCCTGAATCTAAAATAtaaggatttttattttttaaattgtgcTCAGAAACAACGAAAGTTCTATTTTTGCAAATCACGTTCTCTCATTACACGAAACTGAGATAGAGCTGTCTCGTTCGACGAGTTTTGGTCACCCAGGACTCGATTTCGGTAAGAACTTTTTAGTTTATTCTTGATGACTGATTTAACAATTTGTGTTcgtttcacgcgacttgtttttttcatttttttttcatggaTGGATGGAAGACAAAGCCAAGATTTCAATCCCGCAACTTAATAAATTCAGtcgtctctccctctccctccctctctttccctcgtTCTCCAAAGTTATTTCGCGAAGAAAGGAAAGAGACCGTTTTATGCACAGCCACAGATATTCATCCGAAGGAGCTATCACTCACAGTTAAATATTTCCCGAAGGAGGAATTTTCGGTCTGGCACCATCGTGGTTGGGTACTGAAAAAGCTCAAGAAAGCGTGAGGAAAGGTGTGACTTGAGTATTGTGAGAGAAAGATATACTTTCACGCGAAAGGCTCTGAAAATGTCCAGAAAGGGACACGCCGCAGAAAGAAGGCAACAGATCTTACGTACAGAAATTGATTGAATAAGAATCAGTCTGGGAGAGAAGAATCGGTCGATCACTGGcgcgcaagtgtgtgtgtgtgtgtgtgtgtgtgtgtgtgtgtgtgtgtgtgagtgtgtgtgtgtgtgtgtgtgtgtttgtctgtgtgtgtgtgtgtgtgtgtgtgtgtgtgagtgtgtgtgtgtgtgtgtgtttgtctgtgtgtgtgtgtgtgtgtgtgtgtgtgtgtgtgtgtgtgtgtgcgtgcgtgcgggtgtgtgtgtgtgtgtgggtgtgcgtgtgcgtgtgtttgtgattatcAGCAACTTTAAAGACATGtacagagggagaaagagagcagGGAAAGAACTGCATTTATTGGTATCGGTGAAAACGTTCGGTTCAGCGACAGAGCCCAGAGACAGACATGCATGCACTGACGCatatcacaggagcttgtatcaaatcgccggtcgatcattatttacagtccactactacgacatactactagTACTATATACTACAAGGAATATAACGCAGAGTGCTCCGCACTGCCGACTCGCTCCGTTTCAAGCTTTCTACATCACTTTCTGCACCCCCTTCCCGAACGCAcgaaactcacacacaaacaaaaatgattaaGCTTTCACTTCATGCAACAAACTCGAAATAACCATTCACCAACTTCGAGAAGTTTGTCAAGAACGGGCTCGGTGTCCACACCACTCCATGAGAGGAACCTGGAGCCTCGACAAATCGAAAGTGCAACTCGCGCCGATGTTTTCCGCTTTTCGTACGCTCTCAAGGGTGTACAGCATTCTAGCGGCCTGCAATTAGTCCACTACAACTGACGAGTTACACAGCAGCCCCCAAACACGTGAAATGATACACAAAACATTCTCTTTGAGCTTAACATTGCGAAGATCGAATCCTACCGGCAGTTAACCAGGTTTAAAGGCCACAAAAGGTTACATCCGGAGCGTTCCGCAGTAAAAGTTTTACAGCGCATGCTCAGAAAACCGTCTGCTCCGGCATTGGGCGTTCTTCGACCGCCCTTTCGACTTGTCCACTCTAAATGGAAGAAGCACGTGAATTAGTCGAGCTTGGACACAACGTCATTATTCTTGGACAAGCAGGTATGTACACTTCTTAACTTTACTTTTGTTGATGAATAGGCTTTAAACTTACTTGAAGTTTAGATAAAAAGAGAACTTTGACGGTTTACCAGTTTTCGTAACATGAACTGATGAAGACCtaaagaaatgttggctgttgttgatgttgttgaagaAACAGCAAGCTGTAACTTAAAATGTAGTTCATTCCTGGTTTATTATGCCCCCAGGTAAACTCAAGAACCACAATAGGTTTCCAAAACGTAATGTTTGTCTGCAGTGATCGTTTCACTTTGTAAAACGCGGTCGTTATGATTATGGCTCCTCCCACTGTTAGCCCCGCCTCTCCGTCTCTTTGTTAGCGAGAATCAAGATTCAAGATGGCTAAGAAAAGAATTGGTGAAGGAATCGAGTAGCAGCCCCCTGCTTAGTTGACCTACTTTCATGGACAAGCATACGATTCTGACTGGAGGGTTGTAGTGGTGGTTAGTTCAAGAATCAAGACAAGTCAGCTAGTTTTTGGGTGACATCAgtcacttgtttttgtttgtttgtttgtttgttattagaTTTAAAGATTATATTGTAGACTGTTGCATGGAAAAATGTGTTTTAATGCgttttattgtttgcttgtttttataAACTAGCTGTGCTGGAAGGTGAAAGTTGTAGCTTTTTATGTCAACTAAATTATGTGTGCATTGTATTGAAATTGTAAATTGCAAAATTAATTTGCccagagaattttttttatttctgtggTTGAGTTCAAGTACAAATGATTTATTCTCTAAAACATTCAAAGAGTCATGAATTAACTTCAAGTTTAGACAGACCTCACCAGTCTGTTTCTTAAaggcgagtggggcgaggaagtaccgtttcttgggcacaTCTCACCGCGAGTGACGCTAGAATTCTCGCCTCAAACGCTAGGTAGCTTTAggcttgctcgcttggcgagAAAATATGGCGGTCACTCAGCTGCCCATCCAATtggctgtccatggttttttaccgaccagtgcagacgaccttttcggaatcaaccaatggtgtttaattcttgtgTAGCTAGCCACAAAACCGTTTCATAGACAATCTCGCCTCCTAGCTTCGCGAGTGGCTAGCCGAAAGAATATCTcacctgaaagaaacacgcgacAGAACTCACACATTCAGAAAAGAGTAAATTCTTTGATTTTAAACATATTTATTATATACATATTTATCACAGGTTTAACAGGTATATCAATTTTGAAAATGTTTTTGATTATTAGTACAGTATTTACAAGTGGTTTTATGAAATTGACCCCCAAAATCATGATCTTATAAAATGTACTTGCGATTCTCTTtaattatttgtgtgtttgacaggCACTGGGAAAACAACACTCGTTGCAGAATTATGCCACAGTCTTCGGTTATCCGGGCGAAAAGTTGCAGTGACAGCAACAACTGGCATCGCTTGCCAGAGCCTACCAGTGGGAGCCATGACTCTACACCGCTGGTCAGGAATCGCGGATGGCCGACacagtgtgagagagacagattgTCCAGTTATGCTGATCCGCAACATAAGCGACCAGTTAGTCAACGGCAGTCTTGGCCATGTTGTGGACCTCCACCATGACAAAGTGGTTGTCCACTTCGAGAAGACCAACATGACAGTGGAGTTGAGCCGTATTGCTTTCTCAGGTATgcctgtgtttttttgtttacctgAATTTTTACTGAgtttacattttattttgtcatcattttcatttaCAGTGGGCACCCGCCACCCCAATTTTTTGAGACAATTCAAAATCTGACACAATTTATAGGTCTTAAGAAAAGAGGAAGGGTAAATATACAGAGAttattaacccttaggctggttgtcgcgacatatgtcgcgctactttacctatactgtcacctggttgtcacgacatatgtcgcgctactggctcagtctgtttggtcggttccgattaccttccatggatgcgaaaacctatatgaccgttttttgttctttttctctctgttaattcaccagtggctatgtaacatgtgttacagaattgcaccagtgtaagggttaaagaGAAATcatggtcttaaaatggaggaataAGTTTTAGATTGAGGGGTCTAAAATCTACTGTAAAACAACCTgggtaaaatttaaaaaaacaaccatcCTCAGTtcataaagatgaaacaaacaacaatatgCTTCCCTCAAACACTAAAACGCTGGTCGGGCAAGAAACCACCATTCATCTCACATTGTTTATGTGGATGGAATATTTGATATTGTTAATTATTACACAATGTACTCTCAAGACCGCACTAGCAGTCGAGGTGAACAGTGACTGTCAAGATCtgagtaaaatgtcatattttgtttaaaaatacaAATGAAATTTAAGTTGAGGAGTTTAGTGACAGGTCCCAAGACCGATCCCACTTTATTTTGAGTCCACTGGCCTAGTCCACCTTTCTTGTCATGATAGATTCGCTATCAAGGGTCAAGGCCACTTCTCAAAAGGGACGCTACAACACTGACAAGTTTTTTCATCGAAGGGGAGATTCGACTTGGTTCGAAGGAATAAGTactgaatttgatgtttttatgtGGTCAAGTTATACCTCGTAAGGTGCAGGGGTGCACACTGACACAATTTGTTTGGGAAAAACTGTGGTTGATCAGTGTAGTTAGCGCTGAGCATAACTCCAGGTCTTCGTTCCGAAAACAATGGCTAGATCAGCGAAATCTGGGTCATCCTGCAAGTGTGGAAATATCATGGTGTACGGTCATTCGTTTGTGCGAAGACTTAGCGAGTTCGCTGAGTCAGGGATGGTCTTGTGGATAATCACTTTGGATTTCAGCAATGCATGTGCAAGGTGTCCAGGAAGGGGTCGGAGGCTGGAAGATAACAAATTTTTTTGAGGCTGCCGACCATATtcacagccggtgtgtgtgcaAACTCTTGTTGGCAGCCTATGCCCAGGACGAGGTCAAAGGCATAAGTAAGTAACTTTCTTGTAAGTTACTCACCCGTTTGGTGAGTTAAAATTtcgagatttggccatccctgatatGTATAGATGTATTGATAAGATTGTactttcattttgtttgtaGTCCATGATCCTCGACAGAAGAAGGACATCGCTGTGAGGCATCAGTTTCAAGTAGTTCCTAGCTTCGCACTGACCATCCACAAAGCTCAAGGACTGACACTTGAAAGGTAGCTTGCAATAgacaatgtttggaaataactctacCAGGATTTGCATGTGTTTGAGACTTGCATCCCGCTTTAGTGATGCCCGGTTCCAGAGAGCCAAACAATACCAATATGTGGTCAACCAGTTAAAACTGAGCACCTATGTTTCACAAACTCCCATGATCTCAACATACACATATGACTAATAGGTTATTTTCTGcaattgctttttttttaactgcatGGCCTACAAAAATTGTGTGCTTTCGCTTGCAGgtcaatatatattttttttaactaaacaaatctggtacgacacagcaaaccatgtattattctctctttttttgccctctgcttctttctctctgtaaacttgtatggctagttatgtagaggttacatgccaagtcttagtgattattaaaaataatcgtcgaagttagcggatcatgaaaaatgcgatgtttttcatgaccgcgaactgagaccattatttttgatatttCCTGTTCTTGACTAAAATCAattacacagttatgttgttattctgctgtggcggtaaagtcagatagtgtgtgttctgttcatgttttggtatcgctcaggaaatgttctttccttgaatgtgactagcagacgaagttttacacccatgttcaaatgttaaaaactgtatgaagttcagttttctggggcaaaatagggTGTGAAActgctgcatgttctttacattgattagatgtttgcatttgattgggtgtgatctgtttataaaatgaaatattgttgaaaacttaccgtcggattgcagtctcttgtcgatgcagctaaaatctgaaaggggaactactcgtgttgCTTGACAAaacatgagagttacttgccttggaatCGTGCTAGCTATAAatgattgtgcacggcagatctgaattcagaaaacaaccaaactcatggaatTCATATTGAGATTCAtatgttcaagcctgtagttgctgtatggttgtattgtttgctccagaaatgtatattttgtacattagagtgttctgaacttttgagtcgcaaaaagtagatccacaatgtgtacattctctacccatgagctatcaaGGATTCCGACCCgttgtgattttggttgttgggtaagttactgaaaaataactagccctacaattTAAGtttacaaagagaaagaagcagaggggggaatcatTTTCGGCAACTTACCCAGCAACAAAAATGTTATTACCCAACATACATGTTTAGGAGCTAGACTTTGTGGGATCTACTTTTGTGAttggagcaaacaattcaaacataccgcatttaaatcgtaaataaaaatgtttgattgtgtgataAATAGAACTAGAAGGTTGGTTTCTTCATTCAAGGGTGGAGATTGACTGTGAAGAAGTCTTCCAACCTGGCCAAATTGGAGTTGCCTTGGGTCGAGCAAGAAGCATTGAAGGCTTGCGAGTGGTGAACTTTGACACAAGAAAAGTTCTTCCTCAACCTTCTACCGTGCATGACTACTACAAAGTTGGTTCCGCTGAAGTCAACGAAAATTTGACCTGTTAATTGCAGGCACAAAAGGTAAGTTCATTATCTTGTCTCTGTTGCCACTCATAAACATTTTTATCATCAATCATCATGCTACTCTTGTACAAAGGGTTGATAAATTAGTGATGCATACTCCAGGTTGATAAACTACACTCTGAAATTAAAAGTGTAGCGTGAAACTTAGCTTCGTTGGAACTAAACAACAGAGTGTCACAAAATGTCACATAGGATGTGACCTTTTTGTCCCAGGAGTTATCTCTCAGTTGAATAATATGTATGTGTTGCTTTCTTGCAAATAAGATTCAGTTATAATGAGTAAAGGACAATCAACAAAATACCAGAAGTCCAAAGGTTTGAGGCAAATAAACTTTTTCTTACTGTTTCTTTTGGACGATCAAAATGGACCACTCTAAATTTACGTCTTCCAATATGCATTACTTATGGCACCACCCAGTATGCTCTCCAGCAAAAGACAGCAAACATTTTTTCTTGCAACCAAATTTGTATTCATAAAGCAATCATAAAACAATGATAATGATCACATAAAACCATATTAATTTTTGCTGTTAATGACAGGTGTGTACTTATATTAAATCGGGGTATTCAAAAAGGCTTGATCAGGTCGAGTATATATTTTTCTCGTGTCTTTCAGGTTCCAAACTACATATGCTGAGGACACAGCCAATGAGCCACGTGAAGAAGACGTTCCACTGGAAGGGATGGATCAGGAACCCCTAGACGACGACCCAGATGTTGATCTGGACTGCACTCCACTGGAGTTCAAGGCAGTTCTTGTGGATCTCACAAATAAACAGGTGACGCCACAACAAAAATCAGTTTCCCAAGCTGCTAAACAGCTGCTTATGACACCTGTACTGGTTGATGAGTTCCTCAGGAAAGTCTATGGCTTCATGCTGCGAAAGATTCTGGCCCTCTCATCCGCAGAGAAAGTTGACAGCAGACTGATAACCatattttattgagtcacttgagaaaaagtgactctatgtaatcggtcagtgttagtctgtccggccggccgtccggccggccgtccgtagacaccaccttaacgttggacttttctcggaaactatcaaagcgatcgggctcatattttgtttagtcgtgacctccaatgacctctacactttaacgatggtttcgttgacctttgacctttttcaaggtcacaggtcagcgtcaaaggaaaaattagacattttatatctttgacaaagttcatcggatgtgattgaaactttgtaggattattctttacatcaaagtatttacatctgtagccttttacgaacgttatcagaaaaacaagggagataactagccttttctgttcggcaacacacaacttaacgttgggcttttctcggaaactataaaagtgaccgggctcaaattttatgtgaacgtgactcattgtgttgtgaatagcaatttcttcctgtccatctgatgcctcatataatattcagaactgcgaaagtgactcgatcgagcgtttgctcttcttgttcagaGTGTCATGCTTTTCTTTCTTCCAGGCAATACTTTGTCCTCTGCCGTTTCTTGTTTGGTTGTGAAGCTGCTGTTACCGATGCGAACTTCTTGGTTGCTCACGCACTGGTGTTGAAAGTCCGACAACTCGTCGTCCACCAAGAAGCCAGAAGAAGACAACCAAACGTTCCTGGCACTGCAGAGAAGTCGAACATCAGACTACAACCAGACCTCTCCGATGCACCAGACTGCAGGGCCAAGGTGCGCCACGTAGCCGGATATTGTATTGCGAAACTGCGCGAAAGGAAGCGGAAAGCTCTCATGAATAATATATTTAAGAAAGGTGAAGCAGCTGAGCAGGCACTTTGTGACGCTGACAACGCACTTGATCTCCTTGGACAAGCAAGTCTTACTGAATCCGAGGCATCAGCTCTGACGTCAGATTCAGATAGTTTGTCCGAAACTGCATGCAAGCAGAATGTGAGGCAGAGCCTGACGCATGTCACCGAcactgtgtatgtgttttttgaGTGTCTTGTTTTAACCATTTTGTCCTTACAAACGGAAGACAATCTTCATGACCATGGGAAGCTCCTCTATCATTTTGTAGTTGACAAAGTGATTGATGATGTACACCTGTTCAGTCTGTGGACACACATTTTTTCTGCCCCACCATCTTCAAGACTTGGAGATAATGAAAACTCCATAGAAGGTGTCTTGAAGAGGGTGGTTGACAGAGTTGAATGTCTCACAGGGCTGTTCAGGGACATTGTACACATTTCTTTAAACATTTTGAATAACCAATTTCGAAAAGATTTCTTACATCAGCTGCAGGTGCAAAAAGAAGCTGCACACAGaattcaaataaaaataaagaaaatgaaaacaaagcaaGAAGCGCAACTATCATATTATTACTTTGATGAGGATGCTTCCCATGGGAAGATTGTCTTTCTGCATCGACTGCAGGCAGTGTTGCAGTCAGGGGGCAGCTGCGACCACTTTACCAAGAATCAATTGGTCACAATTTGTGATTTCTACAAAGTTAGATCATCAATGCGAATGAAGAAAGACGATCTCATGCAACAGCTGAAGGACTTTTGCACTCAACCTGTAGCTGAAGGTATGGCATGTGCTGGTCCTTCCATGCCAAGTACATCCGgaactgagagtgagagtgcaATCGACATAGGTTCAGGGATTCAAACAGTTATGCCTTCATCAAGTCCCTCAAAGTGTCATCTGTGCAAGGGCCAGTACAAGAAACGACAGCACTGGATCACTTGTGATTCTTGTCGTGCATGGTTTCACAGAAAATGTGCTGGTATGGGGAAAAGCACAGACTGGTCACATTACTGCGAACAAGGGGCAAAATGGTACTGCAAAAACTGTGATACTGCAGGCATCCTGTAGTATGTCAAGCTTGCTCCATTTCTTTCAGGTGTAGCCCCAATTCAAGAGCTTAGATATATATCTGGACTTGAAACTGTTCTATTTAACTTTGTCTTTCTGTTAAAGTCTATAGTGCAAATGAGTGATACTATAACTGAAGTGCAAAGACACTTTGAAGGTGATGAAGTCATAACTACATGCATAAAATGCATAAAATATTTGCATTGCATGATGATCGAACTGTGCTGCAAAAATATTTTGaatgaaaattgaaaatatagaTATTGAGAATATCTCTGATGGTTTTAGATGTGAGTGTTCAATACTCTGCATCACAAAAAAGCTTGCTCAGAGTATTTGAAATTGTTTGTACAGTACATATTTGATGTTCCCCTTTGTAGTGTCACTTATTATGAAATGTCATCATTTTACATTATATTTGGTATTGCATGCTATTAACAGAGGGGTGACAAAAGTGATGCATACTCAAGGTTGATAAACTACAAACTGAAAACCCATTTGGAGTCGGGCACAAAATGTTGTCAGAACTTAAGAAAGGAGCGTTACAAAATTTCACTTGGCGACTAACTTTTGTCTCAAGAAAATTAACTTGCTTACAGTGAAGTAAACACCTTTTTGTGCAGGTGAAAAAAGCTAAATAATCTTAATAATGAACA includes these proteins:
- the LOC138956746 gene encoding ATP-dependent DNA helicase pif1-like, yielding MEEARELVELGHNVIILGQAGTGKTTLVAELCHSLRLSGRKVAVTATTGIACQSLPVGAMTLHRWSGIADGRHSVRETDCPVMLIRNISDQLVNGSLGHVVDLHHDKVVVHFEKTNMTVELSRIAFSVHDPRQKKDIAVRHQFQVVPSFALTIHKAQGLTLERVEIDCEEVFQPGQIGVALGRARSIEGLRVVNFDTRKVLPQPSTVHDYYKVGSAEVNENLTC